In Stenotrophomonas sp. 169, one DNA window encodes the following:
- a CDS encoding RHS repeat-associated core domain-containing protein, whose amino-acid sequence MQPVSITVQDLVSGQTRVTTLAYCETVGDDCPEIGLLRSVDGPRSVVADTVTYAYYTADDAGCSSAGACTFRKGDLRSTTNGLGHKVDVLAYDAAGRVLSSRDANNVITDYRYHARGWPTQVIVRGATTSDDRVTSIAYWPTGQVKQVNQPDGSAITYEYDAAQRLTDIADTSGNTLHYVLDNSGNRLQEKVLDDAGTLRRTMARVYDTLGQLTALKDAGNFATTYGYDANSNPTLVTDALLRPSTQGFDALNRLARSLQDGAGVAAETLMQYDALDNVTRVTDPKGLHTNYQYNGFGDLLVLSSPDTGSATMTRDAAGNMATRTDARGVTATYGYDALNRVTSIAYPDPIQDVTVQYDVAPAACATTERFAIGRVGRVVHPGGSTQYCHDRFGQVTRKIQTINNVATTLRYTYDKAGRLASVIYPGGAVADYMRDAQGRVTQVGLKRGTLARQVLVKQVGHAPFGPITGWTYGNERRLNRPHDQDYRVTSVSDASAGGLTLGFGYDAVGALAQLRAGATGSVLANYGYDGMGRLLQAADAAGMPTHTYGWDATGNRSQAGSDAGTLAYHYPATSHRLTGVGGLARTYDAAGNTTQMNGLTYAYNSAGRLGQVKQGATSLGMYRYNHRGERVLRQAAGKTTTTLYDESGQWLGEYSASGVPLQQVVWLENYPIAVFSESSAGVPALGYVQPDHLGTPRVIIDATRNVPVWEWALTGEAFGADAANEDPDGDGVAFGFALRFPGQQATPESGLNYNYQRDYDAGVGRYVQSDPIGLLGGLSTYGYVAGGPLLAADPDGLQMRSIRNVNPPGYMPGRSPEYTVDGYPVGDSTGALPTVTLGDVVNTTWQLGAINFPAIPVAATILNNVKPPSDAYDRHGAKAPGLPGDAEGYCPPKGGPKWQQSPKGRGNGWLDADGNVWVPSGQGGSAHGGPHWDVQGKNGRDYENVYPGGKRR is encoded by the coding sequence ATGCAGCCGGTCTCGATCACCGTGCAGGACCTTGTCAGCGGGCAGACGCGTGTGACCACCCTTGCCTACTGCGAAACGGTGGGAGACGATTGCCCGGAGATTGGCCTCCTGCGCAGCGTGGATGGGCCGCGCAGCGTCGTGGCCGACACCGTCACCTACGCGTACTACACCGCAGATGATGCCGGCTGCAGCAGCGCTGGTGCGTGCACATTCCGCAAAGGCGATCTGCGCAGCACCACCAACGGTCTCGGGCACAAGGTCGACGTGCTGGCCTACGACGCGGCGGGACGCGTACTTTCCTCGCGGGACGCGAACAATGTAATCACCGACTATCGATACCATGCGCGTGGATGGCCGACGCAGGTGATCGTCCGTGGCGCAACCACGTCGGACGACCGGGTCACTTCGATCGCGTACTGGCCGACCGGCCAGGTCAAGCAGGTGAACCAGCCGGACGGCAGTGCCATCACCTACGAATACGATGCCGCGCAGCGTCTCACCGACATCGCCGACACGTCAGGAAACACACTGCACTATGTTCTGGATAACTCAGGAAATCGCCTGCAGGAGAAGGTGCTCGACGATGCAGGTACGCTTCGCCGCACGATGGCACGGGTGTACGACACGCTGGGCCAGCTGACCGCGCTCAAGGACGCGGGTAACTTCGCTACGACCTATGGCTATGACGCCAACAGCAATCCGACCCTGGTCACCGACGCCTTGCTTCGCCCCAGCACGCAGGGTTTCGATGCGCTGAATCGTCTGGCGCGTTCGCTGCAGGACGGCGCGGGTGTCGCGGCCGAGACCCTGATGCAGTACGACGCGCTGGACAACGTTACGCGCGTCACCGATCCGAAGGGACTGCATACCAACTATCAGTACAACGGCTTCGGTGACCTGCTGGTCCTTTCCAGCCCGGACACGGGGAGCGCCACAATGACCCGTGATGCCGCAGGTAACATGGCGACGCGTACCGATGCGCGTGGCGTCACTGCGACCTATGGCTACGATGCGTTGAACCGCGTTACGTCCATCGCCTATCCCGACCCCATTCAAGACGTGACGGTGCAGTACGACGTCGCACCGGCGGCATGCGCAACGACAGAGCGCTTCGCCATCGGTCGAGTTGGGCGCGTGGTTCACCCCGGTGGATCTACCCAGTATTGCCACGACCGCTTCGGTCAGGTGACCCGTAAGATCCAGACGATCAACAACGTCGCGACGACTCTGCGGTACACCTACGACAAGGCGGGACGGCTTGCCTCTGTGATCTATCCCGGTGGGGCGGTGGCCGACTACATGCGGGATGCGCAGGGCCGCGTCACCCAGGTAGGACTCAAGCGTGGAACTTTGGCTCGGCAGGTTCTGGTCAAGCAGGTCGGCCATGCGCCGTTCGGCCCGATCACTGGCTGGACCTATGGCAACGAACGTCGCCTGAACCGTCCGCATGATCAGGACTACAGGGTGACCAGTGTCAGCGATGCGTCGGCCGGTGGGCTCACGCTCGGATTTGGATATGACGCAGTGGGTGCGCTTGCCCAGCTGCGTGCCGGTGCAACCGGAAGCGTGCTCGCGAACTACGGCTACGACGGAATGGGGCGCCTGTTGCAGGCGGCGGATGCGGCGGGTATGCCGACGCATACCTATGGCTGGGACGCGACCGGCAACCGCTCGCAGGCCGGCAGCGATGCAGGAACGCTGGCGTATCACTATCCGGCTACCAGCCATCGTCTGACCGGCGTGGGCGGTCTGGCGAGGACCTATGACGCTGCGGGCAACACAACGCAGATGAATGGTCTGACCTACGCCTACAACAGCGCTGGCCGACTGGGACAGGTGAAGCAGGGAGCCACGTCGTTGGGAATGTATCGCTATAACCACCGGGGCGAGCGCGTGCTGCGGCAGGCGGCCGGTAAGACCACCACGACGCTGTATGACGAATCAGGCCAGTGGCTGGGCGAATACAGCGCAAGCGGGGTGCCACTGCAACAGGTGGTGTGGCTGGAGAACTATCCGATTGCGGTGTTCAGCGAATCCAGCGCGGGTGTGCCGGCGCTGGGCTACGTGCAGCCGGATCACCTGGGCACACCACGGGTGATCATCGACGCGACGCGTAACGTGCCTGTGTGGGAGTGGGCGCTGACGGGTGAGGCGTTCGGGGCGGATGCTGCGAATGAGGATCCGGATGGGGATGGCGTCGCGTTTGGGTTTGCGCTGCGGTTCCCGGGGCAGCAGGCGACGCCGGAGAGCGGGCTGAACTACAACTACCAGCGGGATTATGATGCGGGGGTAGGGCGGTATGTGCAGAGTGATCCGATTGGATTATTGGGCGGGCTTAGCACATACGGGTATGTTGCCGGTGGGCCTCTGCTAGCGGCGGATCCGGATGGACTGCAAATGCGCTCAATTCGCAACGTCAATCCCCCTGGGTACATGCCAGGGCGGAGCCCCGAATATACGGTTGATGGATACCCTGTCGGAGACTCCACAGGGGCGCTGCCGACCGTCACGCTCGGGGACGTCGTCAACACGACGTGGCAGCTGGGAGCAATCAATTTTCCGGCCATTCCAGTTGCTGCAACAATTTTAAATAACGTCAAGCCGCCCAGTGATGCATATGATAGGCATGGCGCGAAGGCTCCGGGTTTGCCTGGCGATGCGGAAGGCTACTGTCCGCCGAAGGGTGGGCCGAAATGGCAGCAGTCGCCCAAAGGGCGCGGTAACGGATGGCTCGACGCGGATGGTAACGTATGGGTCCCT